The DNA region CTTATATTGGAAAGGATCACCTGCTCTCAGAGAATTCCTACACCAACGATTGGGGTAATTTAACCTCCACCCTACGCTGGAACCATATTTTTAATTCGAGGGTATTTTTAAATGTTTCGGCCATTTATAGTAATTACAGCAACCTGCTTGACCTGAATGCCGATACTTTATCGCAAAAAAGTCAGTGGAGCACTGGTGTAAGAGACCTGACCTTAAAGGCTGACTATACCTATTTCCGCAGCCCGACGAACCAGATTAAATTTGGCATTTCGGGCATATATCATCAGTTTTCTCCTGGTGAAATGTTCCGGCAGGAAGCTTTTGAGTTTAACATTTCCAGGGACAGATCGATTGAGACAGCAATTTACTATGCCCAGCAAATTTCCCTGGGCAGGCGTTTTGAATTAAACTATGGATTGCGGATGGGTTTTTTCAGGAACTCCGAGGAAAAGCGGAATGTTTTTGACGATAAGGGGAACAGGCTGAAGAAATATGAGCATACTTTCTTTGCCAATCCCGAACCCAGGCTGAACATCAGCTATCTGGCTGCGGCAAACCAGCGCATATATGCTACTTATAACCTGAACTACCAATATTTGCAGCTGATCCAGAACAGTACCCTGGCTTTTTCTTCGCTGGAACCCTGGATTCCCGCTTCAGCAAAAATCAAACCTCAAAGGTCCAGTCATGTTGCGCTTGGCTATCGCTATGCGCCATTGAATTACCTCTTTTCGGCCAGTGTATATTATAAAAGGTTAAGCAACCAGCTCGACCTGACGGGACATGCCCAGATTATCCGTAACCCAGAGGTGAGGACCCAGTTGAAGGCCGGCAGCTCAGACGCTTATGGCCTGGAATTGGAGATGAGTAAAACTGCAGGCAAGTTTTCGGGAGCCTTAGCTTACAGCTATTCCAGGGCCTACCGGAAAATTGCCGGTATAAATTTTGGGGAACGTTTTGTGGCCAATTATGACATTCCGCATGAACTAAAGCTTACCGCCAGGTACGAACTGAACAACAGGTTTTCATTTCAGTCGTTTTTTACCTATACAACCGGCCGTCCGCTTACTTTGCCTGTAGGCTACTACCAACATGATGGCCTTAACGTGCCTATTTTTGAAGGAAGAAATACCGACCGTTTCCCAGATTTCAGCAGGCTGGATATTTCTGCACAGTACCGGCTACAATCCAGACTTGGCGGAAAGCGTGCCCTGTCGCATACCATCTCAATAGGGGTTTATAATTTATATAACCGAAAAAATCCCTTATATTACCATCTGAACTCTTCTTCATTTGAATCAAAAAGAAGTACTATTGAATATGGTTTCGGTTTTTACCCATGGCTTGCATATA from Pedobacter africanus includes:
- a CDS encoding TonB-dependent receptor domain-containing protein, with amino-acid sequence MPADSLIRTLLRLEQKSGSNFAFDPDQLRTIRVPGSRFVEAPLSRVLDRILFGTGLGFKQIGNDIVIAPEKAQAWTIHGHVRDRSNGEELIGATVQVPALEAGINTNQYGFYSISIPEGTYLLLISHPGYQNVRKMIRLDRNRQEEIELALKERNLEEVVIKRSDVSPNPILRNEQNFGPRQLSHVPYYAGETDVMKRLQMENGIKNITEGSSALFVRGGNSDQNLILLDEAIVYNPSHLYGLVSVFNADAVNNLQVYRDYMPANFGGRLSSVIVNRMAEGNSKEFHVNGGINLMSARIAAEGPIVKDKSSFIVAYRRSLLDVFQSQFKLFNPNSVYYDINAKANYKINKDNSIFYSAYIGKDHLLSENSYTNDWGNLTSTLRWNHIFNSRVFLNVSAIYSNYSNLLDLNADTLSQKSQWSTGVRDLTLKADYTYFRSPTNQIKFGISGIYHQFSPGEMFRQEAFEFNISRDRSIETAIYYAQQISLGRRFELNYGLRMGFFRNSEEKRNVFDDKGNRLKKYEHTFFANPEPRLNISYLAAANQRIYATYNLNYQYLQLIQNSTLAFSSLEPWIPASAKIKPQRSSHVALGYRYAPLNYLFSASVYYKRLSNQLDLTGHAQIIRNPEVRTQLKAGSSDAYGLELEMSKTAGKFSGALAYSYSRAYRKIAGINFGERFVANYDIPHELKLTARYELNNRFSFQSFFTYTTGRPLTLPVGYYQHDGLNVPIFEGRNTDRFPDFSRLDISAQYRLQSRLGGKRALSHTISIGVYNLYNRKNPLYYHLNSSSFESKRSTIEYGFGFYPWLAYSFKI